The window TTGACCTGATACTCAAACGGCAGCTTTGGCCCCTTGGCGAGCGTCGCGTAAAGGATATTTGCGTTCGGCTTGGCCAGCAAGAGTCCAGTTGGGTTGCCGCTGGCGTTGCGGGAGACCTCGCCGCCCGGGGGTTCCGGTGTGTTTTTGGTGTAGCCGACCGCACGCAACGCCGCGCCATTGAGGATAGCGCGGTCATAGAGGTGGAGCAGGAAGACCGGGGTGTCCGGCGCGACGGCGTTGAGCTCGTCGATAGTCGGCAGGCGTTTCTCGGCGAACTGATGTTCAGTGAAGCCGCCGACCACGCGGACCCATTGTGGCGCCGGCGTGATCTCGACCTGCCGCCTCAGCATGCTCATGGCATCGGCAAGGGACCTGACACCGTCCCAGCGCAGTTCGAGATTGAAGTTGAGTCCGCCGCGGATGATGTGAAGATGGTTGTCGATCAGCCCAGGCAGCACGCGCTTGCCCTTGAGGTCGATCACCCTGGTCGAGGACCCGGCGAGCTTCATCACCTCGCTGTCGTGGCCGACGGTGACAAACACGCCGTCCTTGATTGCGACCGCGCTGGCGGTCGGGTTGCCGCGGTCGAGCGTGGTGAACAGGCCACGGTGCAGAATGAGATCGGGCGTGCTCATGAACGTTTCTCCTCAATGGCATTGGGCGCCATCGCGGCGGTGTCCGCCTGGCGGCCAGGCAAAAGGCCAAAGATATGAGGGGCGCACTGTGCCTGCCGCCACGCGGCGGCGAGGCCGTTACCGGAAAGAAGTTGCTTGCCGACCGGAATAACCTGCTCGCCGATCAGGATGCCGAGCAGGCCGACCAGGGCCACCAGCGGGGGCGCCGGCGACCGAACGTTTAGGAGGCTGTAGATGACGCCGACCAGAATCCCGGCGCCGGCCGATAGCAGATAGATTTTCATCGCCGATCTCCCGGTTGCGAAGACAACGAGGGCTATTCGGCCACCTTGGCTCCGCCTTCGGACGCGTGTTCGCCCAGCGCCCACTTCGAGAAGCGCACCTGAATGCCGTAGGGCGAATGCCCGCGCAGGATGTTCATCACGCCTTCGTAGGTTTCCGAGCGCGCCCAATCCTGCTGCAGCTCGAACACGTATTGGCAAGACGTGATCGGGATCGCACCGGCCTGCACCGCGCGATCCATCGAGCGGTTGTGTGCTTCGAGCGAAAGATCACCGCAGGCGTCGGCAGGGATATAGATTTCGTAGCCTTCCCTCAGCATGTCGATCGTCGGAAACATCACGCAGGCTTCAGTCCAAAGCCCGGCGATGACGAACTTCTTGCGTCCGGTCGCTGCGACCGCCTTGCGGAAACCGGCATCAAGCCAGGAGTTCATGGAGGTGCGGTCGATGATGTCGTGGTTCGGGAACAGATCCGTCACCTCGGGCATAAAGGGACCGGAAAAGGAATCCTTAGCAACGGTGGTCAGCACCGTCGGTATCTTGAAGAGCTTCGCCGCCTTTGCGAGGATCTGGATGTTGTTGAAGACAACAATCCGGTCGTGCGACTGCACGCCCTGATACATCGCGGGCTGATAGTCGATCAGGGCGATGGCGCTATTTTGCGGGGTCAGCATTTCGAGCTTGGACATTTGTGATCTCCTGGCCGGATGGCGCTATTTCGAGCCCAATGCGTCTCGTCCTTGTGCGGATGCGAGCGCGGTCTGTCATTAACATCTGTACGGCTAACCGTGAGATCCGGTCTTTGCTGTAAATCTCTCAGTTTGGACAAAATTGCTATTGCGTAAATTCGCAGGACCTCACCACGACGCGTCACCCTGGTTGCGTTGGCTAGGCGTCCGTTTTCGATGCTTCGTCATCGCCGTGCATCACCAGCACCGGCACGAAATCTTCTTCAGGTCCCCGACGGAATCGGTCTGCGAGAAGGCAACGATGCCGTCGTAATGCGCTTTCGCGCCGCCCATCATGTCTTGGTGCTGCCAAGTTTGGATCACGGCCTCGGACGGATTGGCGCCCGGCCGGTTGCGGAAAAATCGTTGCCGATTTGACTAGACGCATCGGAGCCAGCGTCGTCACCGAGTAAGGCCCGGACGGAACGACTGTAACGGTGGTCGTGCCTCACTGTCCATAACGCCAATTACTAAGCCGATTCACGGAATGAGTGGACATGGAAGGGTGGCCTCTGACGCAAAGCGGGCACTCGTTGCAAGCAATCAAGAACGCGTCACGAATGGCACGATCGCGAAAAGTTCAGCTCGCCGCTCGATCAAAAGAAAAAGGCCGGCGGGCATTACGCCGCCGACCTTGTCTTGCAACTGCCGGCTCGCGGGTCCGGTTCCGTTGCTTTGCATTCCGTCTTGCTGGACCGATTTGATTGGTAGCGCCGAGAGCCGGCTGACGCCATTGCACGTAGGTATGGTTAGGCCGTACCGAGGTAGGCTCCCACTACGCAACTGGAATGGAGCCGGCTATCCGTTGGTTTAGGGGGCGCGTACTCGTGCGATCGTACTCTTCAGCCCGCAATTACTGTGACCGTGCATTCAACTAGCGGGCTTTTCGTTGACCTGATGGCCCCGATCGCGTTCAACATGTTGCCCGCCCACTATTAAGTGCACTGTCACCCCAATTTCCGGCAGAGCCGACTCGCTGATACGGTGTCCCCGGATTGCCTTGAGATTAGTATCTGGCGGGCTTCGCGCGAGGCCGTTGACTCCATCCGGGCGACGAAGTACCGCCCCCAGATGGCGCTACCAATATTCGCATTGTGGTTGAGTATGGAATGATTGCTCCTGGCGGCGAAGCGGACATTCGATGAAGCGGTGAGGTCCGAAAAGCGCCGCCAATAAGCGACATCGATCACGGATGGCGGTTCAGTCAGCGGGGATCGTAAACTGAAAGAGAGCACCCCGCGGCTCGCACCGGGTCGCCCACAGCCGCCCACCATGGGCTTCGATAATCGAGCGGCAGATCGAGAGGCCCATGCCCATGCCGTCGGGCTTCGTCGTGTAGAAGGGTTCAAAGAGACGCGGCAGGCTCTCCGGGCGCAGTCCATGGCCGGTATCCCGCACCGAGACGCACATGCCCTCCGGCTCGATGCTCACGGTGCTGATTTGTAATTCGCGGTTGCCGTCCTCAACGCCACTCATCGACTGGATGGCGTTGAGGATTAAGTTCAACATCACTTGTTGCAGTTGCACCCGATCACATTGGATGGGTGGCAATTCGCCCGCCAGTTGCGTGCCCATCGTGACGCCGGTTTTGACCGCTTCGCTGCGGGTTAGGGCGGTCACCTCCAGGATCGCATCATTGAGATCGACGACCTCCTTTCGGGGTGGCACTTTTTTGATGAGAGACCCGATCCGGTCGACGACGTCGTTGGTTCGATCGGTTTCGTTCACAATGTAGGTGAGCGCCTCCCTCGCCTCCGTCACATCGGGTGGACTTTTGTCTAAAAACCGCAGTGCAGCAGCGGCGTATGTGCGTGCCGCCGTAATGGGCTGCTTGATTTCATGCACAATCGAGGCGGTGAGTTGGCCCATGGTAGCGACGCGGTTGGCATGCGCCAGCTCGCTCTGCATCTCGCGATATTGCCGCTCGCGACGGGTGCTCTCCAAGGCAATTGTGGCTTGCGCAGCGAAGTCCGTGAATAAGCAAATCTGTTTGTCGGTGAATGGCTGTACCCGTGTGCGGCCCAGACTAATTACCCCGACTATCTCATTGTCTTTGAGCAACGGCAGAAACAGGGCCGTTCGATAACGAGCCTTCGCCGCCGTAACCCAAAGATCATCCCGATGATCGCCTTCAAGTGCTGTCAAGTCTGGGATGTGGGCGGGTAACCTGCTTGTGGCTAATCGACCCAGAAAACTCTCCTTGTCGAGCACTGGGAAGGATGACCACACCTGACTAACCAAAATGGGGTCCCCTCGCACCGCCACGAGACGAAGGCCGCTTTCTTCGAAGAGACGCAAGCTGCCCATGTCTGCTCGACAGAGACGTTTGGCGCTGTCGAGGATGGCGTCGAATGGCGCGCAGCACTTCCGAGATGGCCGTCTGTTGCTCGATGAGTTCGGTCACCCAATCTTGCAGCTCAGAAGCGGTCCCTTCTGCGTGGATGCTCTCGTTCATGCGGAGTAGCCTCGGCTTAAACGGTGATGGCAGCATAACAGCTCCAGCCGCAGTTCGCGATAGCTCTCAGGGCCGTCCAAACCGAAGGGGCGGCCGAACATCCAATGTCGCTGTGGGTCATACGCGTCGTTGTAGGGATGTCCGGTATTGGCGAGGTCCGGAAATTGTCATTGACCATGATATGTGGCAGACTTCAGCGATAGCATGTCTTTCCAGCGCGACGGCTCTCTCGCCATCCGACGCGCTCGGGCGATGTCGACTGACGGCTGGTAATTCTCAGGCGATGCAGTAAGATTTGCGGGGCGGACAGCGGCCGCGGTGCGTGGCGCACGCAAGGCCTTGTCTGCCGAAATTGACAGATGGTGCCGCATTCGATGAATGGCGCGTACTCGGACCGCGGCTCTCACGAATTTTTGCGATAAGATTGCCTGACGCAACTATCCAGAGCGAAAGAGTTAGCCATAGGGGCCGCTACGGCGCTCGGTCGCTGCACAAAACCCGCAGGCGGAAGATGACTGTCGATGTCGATGCAGGCAAGAAGGCCGAAGACCAGCCCAGATACGTGGCACAGTTACAAGCCACTCTAAATGTGATTCCCGCGCATACCTGGTACGCGTCTCCGTCCGGCGGGCTCACCTTCGTGAACAAACGAACTGCGGACTACCTTGGTCTTCCGAAAGATCATCCTCTGCGTTTCGGCATCGACGTTGGCACACAGTGGGAAACCCATCTTCCCTTCGTGCATCCGGACGACCGCGCAGAAACACAAGAAAATTGGTCGACCCGTCTGCGCACGGGCGAGGGCGGTGAGGGGAGTTTTCGAGTTCGTAACGCTCAAGGAGGCTATCGCTGGTTCCTCAGTCGCGCCGAACCGCTCCGGGCGAGCGATGGAACCATACTGCAGTGGGTCGGAGTGAATCTGGTTGAAGAGCGCAAGTGCGCCGAGCAAGCCCTGCGGGAAAGCGAATACAAGCTCCTTCAAATCATCGAAACGGTACCAGGCCTCCTCTGGTCAACGGACCCTGACGGCGAACTGACACATGTCAATCAGCGCTTTTTGGACTATAGCGGCATGCGATTTGAGGATTTCAAACATGGTGGTTGGGAGGTATTGCTGCACCCGGACGACTATGCAGAAATTGCAAGAACTTTCTATCACGCAATTCAGACTGGAACTTCGTACCAGGGTGTGATGCGTCTGCGCCGGGCGGACGGCGAGTTTCGTTGGTACCAGGTTCGTGGTGAGCCTCTGCGCGATCGGCAGGGACGCATCATCCAGTGGTACGGCCTGTCTGTTGATATCGATGAAGCCAAGAAGGCCGAAGACCGGCTACGCAGCAGTGAATCCCATCTGGCGGAGGCGCAGCTGGAGCTCGCGCACGCCAACCGCGTAGCGACGATGGGCCAATTGACGGCGTCGATCACCCATGAAGTGAACCAGCCGATTACAGCGGCAGTCACATACGCGTTAGCCGCACGGCGTTTCCTAAGCGCTGAGCCACCGAATTTTCGTGAGGTGGATGACGCGCTCTCTCTTATTGTCAAGGAGGGGAATCGCGCAGGCGAGGTCGTCGGGCGAGTCCGCGCACTCATTATGAAGGTGCCCGCCCGAAAAGACGCCGTAGAGATCAACGATGCCATCCTCGAGGTTATTGCTCTCACCCGTAGGGAGGCCGCAAACAATGGCATCTCGGTGCGGATGCAGTTAGCGGAGGGCTTGCCGTGTGTCCAGGGAGATCGGGTCCAGCTGCAACAGGTACTACTTAACTTGATCATCAATGCCATCGAAGCGATGCGCGACATTGGAGAAGAGGAGCGGGAATTGCTCATCAGTACCCGTAACGAACCCGATGGCGTGTCAGTCGAGGTGCGAGATACGGGTCCAGGCTTCGCGCCGGAGACTCTCGAGCACGTTTTCGAGGCGTTCTACACCACGAAACCGGGCGGTTTGGGGCTTGGGCTGTCGATCTGCCGGTCGATTATCGAAGCGCATAACGGACGATTGTGGGCGAGCCCTAACGTGCCACGTGGCGCTATCTTTCGCTTCACTGCGCCTGCTCATTCAGCCGCCGCATCGGGAGTGGAATACCGCTTCGAATCGACGACGCGGCAGACGTGAAGTCTAGCAGGCACCCTGATCACCCGTGGTGAGACGCAATGGGGCCATTCCGCGAGATGCAGGCTTAAGCGTCTGCGCTAGGCAACGCGACCTGGGTTATGCGGCTTTGTCGGCGTCAGTTGCAATTGGTCGGCCATGCGCGCCAGATCAGGCAAGGACGATGCCCGCATCTTGCGCATTACTTGGCCACGATGAACTTTTACTGTGATTTCGCTTACGCCGAGGTCGGCTGCGATCTGCTTGTTTAAACGCCCGGTCGCCACGAACGCCATGACCTCGCGCTCCCGCGGTGTCAAGGTTTCGAAACGAATTTTCAGCTCTGCCATGGCTCGTTCCTGCTCAAGCCGCGCTCGATCACGGGCATGACCGAGCTGAATCGCTTCAAGCAAATCCTGCTCTCGGAATGGCTTTGTCAGGAATTCGATCGCACCCCCCTTCATCGCCTGCACCGACATTGGAATGTCACCATGTCCGGTAATGAAGATGATCGGCAGCTGTCTTTTGGCACCTGCCAGTTCGCGCTGCAGTTCGAGTCCGCTCTGGCCGGGAAGCCGCACGTCAAGCACCAGGCAAGTGGGTCCTTCCGGCCGATCCGCCTCGAGAAATTCGCTCACCGAACCAAGCAGGCTGACCCGAAAGCCCGCCGACCGAAGCAGCTTGCCTAGGGAATCCCGCACTCCCGGATCATCGTCGATGACCATCACTGTTGGCGGTTGCTCTACCACATGTTCCTCGTTGACATGCGCATCAGCTTTTCTAGTCCGCCACCGAGCATAGCGAGATTATCGCGTGGGCGATAGGGGGGACCATCAGTGCTCCCACGGATTGGAGTCATCGGTGAACTGGCCTGTTGAAGTCGGCCCGGTGTTTTGCGTCAGGCAGCCAACTGCCCACCAAGGTCGAACCGACTAGCGCTGGCAGCGCGCAACCTTCGTATAGTGCCCACATACCCATTGGTACTCGATCTTTCCGCTAGTTCAATAGTGAGCACCAGTGCGTGCCATTATGGTGAAGTTGTCCTCCACCGAGGCCGATCACTCCCTTCGGCCTCCCCTTGCCCCTCCAGCCCGGTCCAGGCTGGAGGGGATCTTGTGAGCTAACAGGGGCCAGAAAAAATTGATGCCTGTGACGCGGTGTGCTCCATGGACCACAAAGTTTCCGGTCGAGTTACTATACGATTGTATAATCGAAGCACGTAGCGGTTGCGCCTAGGTTGTATGGCAAAAGTGTCGCGGACGACATCCGTTTCTCCAAACGCTGCTGGCGGTTACCGGTCGTGCCAAGTGCCAAATACCAGACCAATAGTTGCCATCGTCGATGACGACAACGCGGTTGGAAACGCAATCGAAGTTTTAATGCGTTCGGTAGGGTTGGTCGCCAAGGCATTTTCGTCCGGAGAGGAGTTCTTGCGGTCACCCGAACTAAGCCGCACCGGCTGCTTGGTTGTCGACTTCGACATGCCCAAGATGAGTGGCCTCGATTTGCACAACAATTTGTCTCGCTTGGGCAATGAGATTCCCACCGTACTGATAACTGCCTATCCGAGCGATGATATTCGTGCCCGGGCACTTCAGGCTGGGGTCATCGGCTATCTGCCCAAGCCGTTCGATGAGGGCGACCTTCTGAATTGTATTCAGGCTGCCCTGGATCGCGCAAAGGGAAATAGAGGCGCGCCTTAGCTTGCCTACATTGTATCAATGACCACTAGGCACGCAACAGGTCGCCTCCGCGGGCCATCGGCGATGCAACTCAATTCACATCGGCATCGCAGCGGGCGCGAACTAGACCTGTCCATTATCTGACTGATCTCGGTGCAACACGCTTCAGAGACTAGCGCGGCGCAGGACAGTCGTGCCGGCGCACACTGTCCTGCCCGTCATTGTGGTCGCAGCGACGCGGGGGTTCGGCTCAACTCCGCGTTGAGGGTGATTGAGTTATACCAATGTGTAGTTCGTACTTTCCAAAGGTGAGGGAAAGACTACGAGCTTCGTTGGGGCCAACTTTACGCGCGCACAATTGCGGCGTGTGCCGACCAACGGTACGCATGCTGGGCCGGGGGTCCAACATTTGGCTGACACACATGCATGGCACCGTAGCTCACAGGAAGCTGAGGTTCGGCCCTTTCGAACTTTCGATTGGCGAGAGGGTGCTCCGGCGCGACGATCAGGCGCTCCCCCTCGGGAGTCGGGCGCTGGATATTTTGAGCTATCTCGTCGAGCGTCCGGGTGAGGTCATCGCGAAGCAGGAGCTGATCGATCACGTCTGGTCCGACGTAACCGTTGAGGAGGGGAGCCTCCGGGTCCACGTGGCCGCAATCCGCAAGGCGCTTGGTGACGGCCAATTTGGCAATCGATACATCGCAAACATCAAGGGACGGGGCTATTCGTTCGTCGGCGCCGTCGTCCCGCTCGCTGGTGGCACGGAAAGCAGGAACGCTAAGTTCCGGCACCCAGGCAGGCTCCCCGTGCGACCGATCACGATGATTGGGCGCCAAACCGTGATCAGCGAGGTTAGCGACAAGCTTCGAGATGAGCGGTTCGTAACACTGCTCGGCCCGGGCGGCATTGGCAAGACGACCATTGCCTTGGCCGTTGCCCGCGCCGTTGCCGAGGAGTTTGCCGGGAAAGTCCATTTTGTTGACTTGGAAAGCCTCACCGATCCACGGCATGTTGCGGGGGCCGTCGCGATATCTTTGGGACTTGCACTCAAATCGAAAGATCCCGGCCTGGAACTGCTCGACTTCGTTCGCTCGCAGAAGCTTCTTATCATTCTCGATAGCTGTGAGCACGTGATCGAGACGGTCGCGTTGCTTGCCGAGCAACTCTACCAGGAATCGGAGCAGGTCTATCTTCTGGCCACGAGTCGCGAATTGCTGAAAGTAGGGGGCGAGCATTGTTGCCGGGTTCTTCCCCTTGATTTTCCACCAGATGGCTCGGAGCAAACGGCAAATGTCGTGCTTCGATATCCGTCAGTGCAGTTGCTCGTACAACGCGTGGCGGCGAGGGCCGGAAGCGTCGTTCTCACCGACGAGGAGGCGCCGTTTGTCGCGGAAATGTGCCGAAAGCTGGATGGCATACCCTTGGCAATTGAGCTGGCTGCGGGTCAGGTGGCCGCCCTCGGTCTCAAGAACACCGTTGCTCGGCTGGAGTTGCTGAAATTGGCCCATCGATCGGCTGTTGCCAGACATCAGACGCTG is drawn from Nitrobacteraceae bacterium AZCC 2146 and contains these coding sequences:
- a CDS encoding XapX domain-containing protein (product_source=TIGR03510; cog=COG4317; pfam=PF07235; tigrfam=TIGR03510; transmembrane_helix_parts=Outside_1_3,TMhelix_4_23,Inside_24_29,TMhelix_30_48,Outside_49_95) — protein: MKIYLLSAGAGILVGVIYSLLNVRSPAPPLVALVGLLGILIGEQVIPVGKQLLSGNGLAAAWRQAQCAPHIFGLLPGRQADTAAMAPNAIEEKRS
- a CDS encoding nicotinamidase-related amidase (product_source=COG1335; cath_funfam=3.40.50.850; cog=COG1335; pfam=PF00857; superfamily=52499) yields the protein MSKLEMLTPQNSAIALIDYQPAMYQGVQSHDRIVVFNNIQILAKAAKLFKIPTVLTTVAKDSFSGPFMPEVTDLFPNHDIIDRTSMNSWLDAGFRKAVAATGRKKFVIAGLWTEACVMFPTIDMLREGYEIYIPADACGDLSLEAHNRSMDRAVQAGAIPITSCQYVFELQQDWARSETYEGVMNILRGHSPYGIQVRFSKWALGEHASEGGAKVAE
- a CDS encoding C4-dicarboxylate-specific signal transduction histidine kinase (product_source=COG4191; cath_funfam=1.10.287.130,3.30.565.10; cog=COG4191; pfam=PF00512,PF01590,PF02518; smart=SM00065,SM00387,SM00388; superfamily=55781,55874), whose product is MGSLRLFEESGLRLVAVRGDPILVSQVWSSFPVLDKESFLGRLATSRLPAHIPDLTALEGDHRDDLWVTAAKARYRTALFLPLLKDNEIVGVISLGRTRVQPFTDKQICLFTDFAAQATIALESTRRERQYREMQSELAHANRVATMGQLTASIVHEIKQPITAARTYAAAALRFLDKSPPDVTEAREALTYIVNETDRTNDVVDRIGSLIKKVPPRKEVVDLNDAILEVTALTRSEAVKTGVTMGTQLAGELPPIQCDRVQLQQVMLNLILNAIQSMSGVEDGNRELQISTVSIEPEGMCVSVRDTGHGLRPESLPRLFEPFYTTKPDGMGMGLSICRSIIEAHGGRLWATRCEPRGALFQFTIPAD
- a CDS encoding PAS domain S-box-containing protein (product_source=TIGR00229; cath_funfam=1.10.287.130,3.30.450.20,3.30.565.10; cog=COG0642; pfam=PF02518,PF08447; smart=SM00086,SM00091,SM00387,SM00388; superfamily=47384,55785,55874; tigrfam=TIGR00229), coding for MTVDVDAGKKAEDQPRYVAQLQATLNVIPAHTWYASPSGGLTFVNKRTADYLGLPKDHPLRFGIDVGTQWETHLPFVHPDDRAETQENWSTRLRTGEGGEGSFRVRNAQGGYRWFLSRAEPLRASDGTILQWVGVNLVEERKCAEQALRESEYKLLQIIETVPGLLWSTDPDGELTHVNQRFLDYSGMRFEDFKHGGWEVLLHPDDYAEIARTFYHAIQTGTSYQGVMRLRRADGEFRWYQVRGEPLRDRQGRIIQWYGLSVDIDEAKKAEDRLRSSESHLAEAQLELAHANRVATMGQLTASITHEVNQPITAAVTYALAARRFLSAEPPNFREVDDALSLIVKEGNRAGEVVGRVRALIMKVPARKDAVEINDAILEVIALTRREAANNGISVRMQLAEGLPCVQGDRVQLQQVLLNLIINAIEAMRDIGEEERELLISTRNEPDGVSVEVRDTGPGFAPETLEHVFEAFYTTKPGGLGLGLSICRSIIEAHNGRLWASPNVPRGAIFRFTAPAHSAAASGVEYRFESTTRQT
- a CDS encoding FixJ family two-component response regulator (product_source=COG4566; cath_funfam=1.10.10.10,3.40.50.2300; cog=COG4566; pfam=PF00072,PF00196; smart=SM00421,SM00448; superfamily=52172); this translates as MVEQPPTVMVIDDDPGVRDSLGKLLRSAGFRVSLLGSVSEFLEADRPEGPTCLVLDVRLPGQSGLELQRELAGAKRQLPIIFITGHGDIPMSVQAMKGGAIEFLTKPFREQDLLEAIQLGHARDRARLEQERAMAELKIRFETLTPREREVMAFVATGRLNKQIAADLGVSEITVKVHRGQVMRKMRASSLPDLARMADQLQLTPTKPHNPGRVA
- a CDS encoding FixJ family two-component response regulator (product_source=COG4566; cath_funfam=3.40.50.2300; cog=COG4566; pfam=PF00072; smart=SM00448; superfamily=52172), which translates into the protein MPNTRPIVAIVDDDNAVGNAIEVLMRSVGLVAKAFSSGEEFLRSPELSRTGCLVVDFDMPKMSGLDLHNNLSRLGNEIPTVLITAYPSDDIRARALQAGVIGYLPKPFDEGDLLNCIQAALDRAKGNRGAP
- a CDS encoding putative ATPase/DNA-binding winged helix-turn-helix (wHTH) protein (product_source=COG3903/COG3710; cath_funfam=1.10.10.10,3.40.50.300; cog=COG3710,COG3903; pfam=PF00486; smart=SM00382; superfamily=46894,52540); this translates as MLGRGSNIWLTHMHGTVAHRKLRFGPFELSIGERVLRRDDQALPLGSRALDILSYLVERPGEVIAKQELIDHVWSDVTVEEGSLRVHVAAIRKALGDGQFGNRYIANIKGRGYSFVGAVVPLAGGTESRNAKFRHPGRLPVRPITMIGRQTVISEVSDKLRDERFVTLLGPGGIGKTTIALAVARAVAEEFAGKVHFVDLESLTDPRHVAGAVAISLGLALKSKDPGLELLDFVRSQKLLIILDSCEHVIETVALLAEQLYQESEQVYLLATSRELLKVGGEHCCRVLPLDFPPDGSEQTANVVLRYPSVQLLVQRVAARAGSVVLTDEEAPFVAEMCRKLDGIPLAIELAAGQVAALGLKNTVARLELLKLAHRSAVARHQTLKATLDWSYNLLSDGERIVLRRIAPFVGQFTLEGARYVAGEIGIGTGEIFDAIAGLVEKSLIGTRVDETQARYRLLDTTRAYALEKLEEHAEVDVVLRRHAEFVAGYLETALLSLAKG